The Brachybacterium huguangmaarense genome contains a region encoding:
- a CDS encoding amino acid permease → MDVETRPWAGEAKDPQRAIPRAVRTAVLRLTIFFVGAIAVIAAIVPFDTASTNESPFVTVFDLVGLPAAGDIMNVVIITALLSAGNSGLFSCARMLHSLAAEGQAPQVLARTTRRGIPLVALSVSILFGLASLLSSVIAPGSLFLALVSIAGFAVVAVWIVIVASQIAFRRRFVREGGRIEDLAYRSPLFPVVPIVALVLPGLSLVGVALDPAQSAAPWFGLPFTALCLVYFRVRHGAGVFRAAPAAPPAAEPEPLVA, encoded by the coding sequence ATGGACGTGGAAACCCGTCCTTGGGCGGGGGAGGCGAAGGACCCGCAGCGCGCGATCCCGCGAGCCGTGCGCACGGCCGTGCTGCGCCTGACCATCTTCTTCGTCGGCGCGATCGCCGTGATCGCCGCGATCGTGCCCTTCGACACCGCCAGCACGAACGAGAGCCCGTTCGTCACCGTCTTCGACCTCGTGGGTCTCCCGGCGGCCGGAGACATCATGAACGTCGTGATCATCACGGCGCTGCTCTCGGCCGGCAACTCCGGGCTGTTCTCGTGTGCCCGCATGCTGCACTCGCTCGCCGCGGAGGGGCAGGCCCCTCAGGTGCTCGCCCGCACCACGCGCCGCGGGATCCCCCTCGTCGCCCTGAGCGTCTCGATCCTCTTCGGCCTCGCCTCGCTCCTGTCGAGCGTGATCGCGCCCGGCAGTCTGTTCCTCGCCCTCGTCTCGATCGCGGGCTTCGCGGTCGTCGCGGTGTGGATTGTGATCGTCGCCTCGCAGATCGCCTTCCGCCGCCGCTTCGTCCGCGAGGGCGGCCGGATCGAGGACCTCGCCTACCGGTCCCCGCTGTTCCCCGTCGTGCCGATCGTCGCGCTCGTGCTGCCGGGGCTCTCCCTCGTGGGGGTCGCGCTCGACCCGGCCCAGAGCGCGGCGCCGTGGTTCGGGCTGCCCTTCACCGCCCTGTGCCTGGTCTACTTCCGCGTGCGGCACGGGGCGGGCGTCTTCCGAGCCGCCCCCGCGGCGCCTCCGGCCGCGGAGCCGGAGCCGCTCGTCGCCTGA
- a CDS encoding DUF421 domain-containing protein: protein MQPPEGWGEYLVTHLGIELYRIPVVMLSAVIIYVVFLILVRIFGSRVLTVTSGFDTLVVIMLGAVAGRAILGHPPTVAAGVIGLATLMGMEAVFGAVERTWASRRLISGRPVVVFAHGRPVPAACRRTHTSPADLSSAMRRAGIAQPADAQCIILEPHGDYSVIREGAPISADLLVNVDGADLLGPRERS, encoded by the coding sequence ATGCAGCCCCCGGAGGGATGGGGAGAGTACCTGGTCACGCACCTGGGGATCGAGCTGTACCGCATCCCCGTCGTGATGCTCTCGGCCGTGATCATCTACGTGGTGTTCCTGATCCTCGTCCGGATCTTCGGGTCGCGCGTGCTCACGGTCACGAGCGGTTTCGACACGCTCGTCGTCATCATGCTCGGCGCCGTCGCCGGGCGCGCCATCCTCGGGCACCCGCCCACGGTCGCGGCCGGCGTGATCGGACTCGCCACCCTGATGGGGATGGAGGCCGTGTTCGGCGCCGTGGAGCGGACGTGGGCGTCCCGACGGCTCATCAGCGGCCGGCCCGTCGTCGTCTTCGCACACGGGCGCCCGGTCCCCGCTGCGTGTCGGCGCACCCACACATCGCCGGCGGACCTGAGCTCGGCCATGCGGCGGGCGGGGATCGCACAGCCCGCCGACGCCCAGTGCATCATCCTCGAGCCGCACGGCGACTACTCGGTGATCCGGGAAGGCGCGCCGATCAGCGCCGATCTTCTCGTCAACGTCGACGGTGCTGATCTCCTCGGCCCGCGGGAGCGGAGCTGA